One Fundulus heteroclitus isolate FHET01 chromosome 11, MU-UCD_Fhet_4.1, whole genome shotgun sequence DNA segment encodes these proteins:
- the zgc:165604 gene encoding immunoglobulin superfamily member 11 isoform X4 has protein sequence MHALFLVLLCATSFQAVRKAPPSFRSSQCIMGSPGRWILWTVCACLAARQKAALRVTMREASLEVVRGDSVLLPCSFFTSSDFSRLNVIWTLAPFSSPETPVQVIVYDHRQVIKNPSLIGRVDFTGLPSRADIMLNDTHVSDGGIYRCMVNNPPDTADPGVGELLLSVLEPPSLPVCEWDGDVDVGGSVRLSCSVEEGVPTPEIRWEKVDPEEISLPINMDGELSGSVQIVNVSSQTSGLYRCSAANALGTQNCYVKLAVYRTAADGAWGVLPGVLLTLVMSLVLLALLALVVWLHRTGQDGRSGRRRRRRRSRGHGKAEEEECYNEIRYTPSLMKRSFV, from the exons ATGCATGCTTTATTTCTTGTCCTGTTGTGCGCAACAAGTTTCCAGGCGGTGAGAAAGGCACCGCCGTCGTTTCGGTCTTCCCAGTGCATCATGGGTTCTCCTGGGCGGTGGATCCTCTGGACCGTGTGCGCGTGTCTTGCAGCTCGGCAGAAAG CGGCTCTCAGGGTAACCATGAGGGAAGCCAGCCTGGAGGTGGTCCGAGGTGACTCCGTCCTCCTGCCCTGCTCCTTCTTCACCTCCTCCGACTTCTCCAGACTTAACGTCATCTGGACCCTGGCTCCCTTCTCCAGCCCAGAGACCCCCGTACAG gTGATTGTGTATGACCACCGGCAGGTGATTAAAAACCCTTCCCTCATTGGCCGGGTGGATTTTACAG GTCTTCCATCCAGGGCAGACATCATGCTCAATGACACGCACGTCTCCGACGGGGGGATTTACCGCTGCATGGTCAACAACCCACCGGACACCGCAGATCCCGGCGTAGGGGAGCTGCTGCTGAGTGTGTTGG AGCCGCCTTCCCTGCCTGTGTGTGAGTGGGACGGAGATGTTGACGTGGGAGGAAGCGTGAGGCTGTCCTGCTCGGTGGAAGAGGGCGTCCCCACTCCAGAGATCCGCTGGGAGAAAGTCGACCCTGAGGAGATTTCCCTTCCCATCAACATGGACG GCGAGCTGTCCGGCTCGGTCCAGATCGTCAACGTGTCGTCTCAGACGTCCGGCCTGTACCGCTGCTCGGCCGCCAACGCCCTGGGAACCCAGAACTGCTACGTCAAGCTGGCCGTTTACCGCA CAGCTGCGGACGGCGCGTGGGGCGTGCTGCCGGGCGTGCTGCTGACGCTGGTGATGAGCCTGGTGCTGCTGGCCCTGCTGGCGCTCGTCGTGTGGCTGCATCGCACGGGCCAGGACGGGAGGagcgggaggaggaggaggaggaggaggtcgaGGGGGCACGGGAAGGCCGAGGAAGAGGAGTGCTACAACGAGATACGCTACACCCCGTCCCTCATGAAGCGCTCTTTTGTCTGA
- the zgc:165604 gene encoding immunoglobulin superfamily member 11 isoform X1: MHALFLVLLCATSFQAVRKAPPSFRSSQCIMGSPGRWILWTVCACLAARQKAALRVTMREASLEVVRGDSVLLPCSFFTSSDFSRLNVIWTLAPFSSPETPVQVIVYDHRQVIKNPSLIGRVDFTGLPSRADIMLNDTHVSDGGIYRCMVNNPPDTADPGVGELLLSVLEPPSLPVCEWDGDVDVGGSVRLSCSVEEGVPTPEIRWEKVDPEEISLPINMDGELSGSVQIVNVSSQTSGLYRCSAANALGTQNCYVKLAVYRSEGSRSCGRRVGRAAGRAADAGDEPGAAGPAGARRVAASHGPGREEREEEEEEEVEGAREGRGRGVLQRDTLHPVPHEALFCLTGGSRSGEASD; encoded by the exons ATGCATGCTTTATTTCTTGTCCTGTTGTGCGCAACAAGTTTCCAGGCGGTGAGAAAGGCACCGCCGTCGTTTCGGTCTTCCCAGTGCATCATGGGTTCTCCTGGGCGGTGGATCCTCTGGACCGTGTGCGCGTGTCTTGCAGCTCGGCAGAAAG CGGCTCTCAGGGTAACCATGAGGGAAGCCAGCCTGGAGGTGGTCCGAGGTGACTCCGTCCTCCTGCCCTGCTCCTTCTTCACCTCCTCCGACTTCTCCAGACTTAACGTCATCTGGACCCTGGCTCCCTTCTCCAGCCCAGAGACCCCCGTACAG gTGATTGTGTATGACCACCGGCAGGTGATTAAAAACCCTTCCCTCATTGGCCGGGTGGATTTTACAG GTCTTCCATCCAGGGCAGACATCATGCTCAATGACACGCACGTCTCCGACGGGGGGATTTACCGCTGCATGGTCAACAACCCACCGGACACCGCAGATCCCGGCGTAGGGGAGCTGCTGCTGAGTGTGTTGG AGCCGCCTTCCCTGCCTGTGTGTGAGTGGGACGGAGATGTTGACGTGGGAGGAAGCGTGAGGCTGTCCTGCTCGGTGGAAGAGGGCGTCCCCACTCCAGAGATCCGCTGGGAGAAAGTCGACCCTGAGGAGATTTCCCTTCCCATCAACATGGACG GCGAGCTGTCCGGCTCGGTCCAGATCGTCAACGTGTCGTCTCAGACGTCCGGCCTGTACCGCTGCTCGGCCGCCAACGCCCTGGGAACCCAGAACTGCTACGTCAAGCTGGCCGTTTACCGCAGTGAGGGTTCTCG CAGCTGCGGACGGCGCGTGGGGCGTGCTGCCGGGCGTGCTGCTGACGCTGGTGATGAGCCTGGTGCTGCTGGCCCTGCTGGCGCTCGTCGTGTGGCTGCATCGCACGGGCCAGGACGGGAGGagcgggaggaggaggaggaggaggaggtcgaGGGGGCACGGGAAGGCCGAGGAAGAGGAGTGCTACAACGAGATACGCTACACCCCGTCCCTCATGAAGCGCTCTTTTGTCTGACGGGCGGCAG cagatctggagaagcctctgactga
- the zgc:165604 gene encoding immunoglobulin superfamily member 11 isoform X2 → MHALFLVLLCATSFQAVRKAPPSFRSSQCIMGSPGRWILWTVCACLAARQKAALRVTMREASLEVVRGDSVLLPCSFFTSSDFSRLNVIWTLAPFSSPETPVQVIVYDHRQVIKNPSLIGRVDFTGLPSRADIMLNDTHVSDGGIYRCMVNNPPDTADPGVGELLLSVLEPPSLPVCEWDGDVDVGGSVRLSCSVEEGVPTPEIRWEKVDPEEISLPINMDGELSGSVQIVNVSSQTSGLYRCSAANALGTQNCYVKLAVYRSEGSRCGRRVGRAAGRAADAGDEPGAAGPAGARRVAASHGPGREEREEEEEEEVEGAREGRGRGVLQRDTLHPVPHEALFCLTGGSRSGEASD, encoded by the exons ATGCATGCTTTATTTCTTGTCCTGTTGTGCGCAACAAGTTTCCAGGCGGTGAGAAAGGCACCGCCGTCGTTTCGGTCTTCCCAGTGCATCATGGGTTCTCCTGGGCGGTGGATCCTCTGGACCGTGTGCGCGTGTCTTGCAGCTCGGCAGAAAG CGGCTCTCAGGGTAACCATGAGGGAAGCCAGCCTGGAGGTGGTCCGAGGTGACTCCGTCCTCCTGCCCTGCTCCTTCTTCACCTCCTCCGACTTCTCCAGACTTAACGTCATCTGGACCCTGGCTCCCTTCTCCAGCCCAGAGACCCCCGTACAG gTGATTGTGTATGACCACCGGCAGGTGATTAAAAACCCTTCCCTCATTGGCCGGGTGGATTTTACAG GTCTTCCATCCAGGGCAGACATCATGCTCAATGACACGCACGTCTCCGACGGGGGGATTTACCGCTGCATGGTCAACAACCCACCGGACACCGCAGATCCCGGCGTAGGGGAGCTGCTGCTGAGTGTGTTGG AGCCGCCTTCCCTGCCTGTGTGTGAGTGGGACGGAGATGTTGACGTGGGAGGAAGCGTGAGGCTGTCCTGCTCGGTGGAAGAGGGCGTCCCCACTCCAGAGATCCGCTGGGAGAAAGTCGACCCTGAGGAGATTTCCCTTCCCATCAACATGGACG GCGAGCTGTCCGGCTCGGTCCAGATCGTCAACGTGTCGTCTCAGACGTCCGGCCTGTACCGCTGCTCGGCCGCCAACGCCCTGGGAACCCAGAACTGCTACGTCAAGCTGGCCGTTTACCGCAGTGAGGGTTCTCG CTGCGGACGGCGCGTGGGGCGTGCTGCCGGGCGTGCTGCTGACGCTGGTGATGAGCCTGGTGCTGCTGGCCCTGCTGGCGCTCGTCGTGTGGCTGCATCGCACGGGCCAGGACGGGAGGagcgggaggaggaggaggaggaggaggtcgaGGGGGCACGGGAAGGCCGAGGAAGAGGAGTGCTACAACGAGATACGCTACACCCCGTCCCTCATGAAGCGCTCTTTTGTCTGACGGGCGGCAG cagatctggagaagcctctgactga
- the zgc:165604 gene encoding immunoglobulin superfamily member 11 isoform X5 → MHALFLVLLCATSFQAVRKAPPSFRSSQCIMGSPGRWILWTVCACLAARQKAALRVTMREASLEVVRGDSVLLPCSFFTSSDFSRLNVIWTLAPFSSPETPVQVIVYDHRQVIKNPSLIGRVDFTGLPSRADIMLNDTHVSDGGIYRCMVNNPPDTADPGVGELLLSVLEPPSLPVCEWDGDVDVGGSVRLSCSVEEGVPTPEIRWEKVDPEEISLPINMDGELSGSVQIVNVSSQTSGLYRCSAANALGTQNCYVKLAVYRTADGAWGVLPGVLLTLVMSLVLLALLALVVWLHRTGQDGRSGRRRRRRRSRGHGKAEEEECYNEIRYTPSLMKRSFV, encoded by the exons ATGCATGCTTTATTTCTTGTCCTGTTGTGCGCAACAAGTTTCCAGGCGGTGAGAAAGGCACCGCCGTCGTTTCGGTCTTCCCAGTGCATCATGGGTTCTCCTGGGCGGTGGATCCTCTGGACCGTGTGCGCGTGTCTTGCAGCTCGGCAGAAAG CGGCTCTCAGGGTAACCATGAGGGAAGCCAGCCTGGAGGTGGTCCGAGGTGACTCCGTCCTCCTGCCCTGCTCCTTCTTCACCTCCTCCGACTTCTCCAGACTTAACGTCATCTGGACCCTGGCTCCCTTCTCCAGCCCAGAGACCCCCGTACAG gTGATTGTGTATGACCACCGGCAGGTGATTAAAAACCCTTCCCTCATTGGCCGGGTGGATTTTACAG GTCTTCCATCCAGGGCAGACATCATGCTCAATGACACGCACGTCTCCGACGGGGGGATTTACCGCTGCATGGTCAACAACCCACCGGACACCGCAGATCCCGGCGTAGGGGAGCTGCTGCTGAGTGTGTTGG AGCCGCCTTCCCTGCCTGTGTGTGAGTGGGACGGAGATGTTGACGTGGGAGGAAGCGTGAGGCTGTCCTGCTCGGTGGAAGAGGGCGTCCCCACTCCAGAGATCCGCTGGGAGAAAGTCGACCCTGAGGAGATTTCCCTTCCCATCAACATGGACG GCGAGCTGTCCGGCTCGGTCCAGATCGTCAACGTGTCGTCTCAGACGTCCGGCCTGTACCGCTGCTCGGCCGCCAACGCCCTGGGAACCCAGAACTGCTACGTCAAGCTGGCCGTTTACCGCA CTGCGGACGGCGCGTGGGGCGTGCTGCCGGGCGTGCTGCTGACGCTGGTGATGAGCCTGGTGCTGCTGGCCCTGCTGGCGCTCGTCGTGTGGCTGCATCGCACGGGCCAGGACGGGAGGagcgggaggaggaggaggaggaggaggtcgaGGGGGCACGGGAAGGCCGAGGAAGAGGAGTGCTACAACGAGATACGCTACACCCCGTCCCTCATGAAGCGCTCTTTTGTCTGA
- the zgc:165604 gene encoding immunoglobulin superfamily member 11 isoform X3: MHALFLVLLCATSFQAVRKAPPSFRSSQCIMGSPGRWILWTVCACLAARQKAALRVTMREASLEVVRGDSVLLPCSFFTSSDFSRLNVIWTLAPFSSPETPVQVIVYDHRQVIKNPSLIGRVDFTGLPSRADIMLNDTHVSDGGIYRCMVNNPPDTADPGVGELLLSVLEPPSLPVCEWDGDVDVGGSVRLSCSVEEGVPTPEIRWEKVDPEEISLPINMDGELSGSVQIVNVSSQTSGLYRCSAANALGTQNCYVKLAVYRSEGSRSCGRRVGRAAGRAADAGDEPGAAGPAGARRVAASHGPGREEREEEEEEEVEGAREGRGRGVLQRDTLHPVPHEALFCLTGGRSGEASD, from the exons ATGCATGCTTTATTTCTTGTCCTGTTGTGCGCAACAAGTTTCCAGGCGGTGAGAAAGGCACCGCCGTCGTTTCGGTCTTCCCAGTGCATCATGGGTTCTCCTGGGCGGTGGATCCTCTGGACCGTGTGCGCGTGTCTTGCAGCTCGGCAGAAAG CGGCTCTCAGGGTAACCATGAGGGAAGCCAGCCTGGAGGTGGTCCGAGGTGACTCCGTCCTCCTGCCCTGCTCCTTCTTCACCTCCTCCGACTTCTCCAGACTTAACGTCATCTGGACCCTGGCTCCCTTCTCCAGCCCAGAGACCCCCGTACAG gTGATTGTGTATGACCACCGGCAGGTGATTAAAAACCCTTCCCTCATTGGCCGGGTGGATTTTACAG GTCTTCCATCCAGGGCAGACATCATGCTCAATGACACGCACGTCTCCGACGGGGGGATTTACCGCTGCATGGTCAACAACCCACCGGACACCGCAGATCCCGGCGTAGGGGAGCTGCTGCTGAGTGTGTTGG AGCCGCCTTCCCTGCCTGTGTGTGAGTGGGACGGAGATGTTGACGTGGGAGGAAGCGTGAGGCTGTCCTGCTCGGTGGAAGAGGGCGTCCCCACTCCAGAGATCCGCTGGGAGAAAGTCGACCCTGAGGAGATTTCCCTTCCCATCAACATGGACG GCGAGCTGTCCGGCTCGGTCCAGATCGTCAACGTGTCGTCTCAGACGTCCGGCCTGTACCGCTGCTCGGCCGCCAACGCCCTGGGAACCCAGAACTGCTACGTCAAGCTGGCCGTTTACCGCAGTGAGGGTTCTCG CAGCTGCGGACGGCGCGTGGGGCGTGCTGCCGGGCGTGCTGCTGACGCTGGTGATGAGCCTGGTGCTGCTGGCCCTGCTGGCGCTCGTCGTGTGGCTGCATCGCACGGGCCAGGACGGGAGGagcgggaggaggaggaggaggaggaggtcgaGGGGGCACGGGAAGGCCGAGGAAGAGGAGTGCTACAACGAGATACGCTACACCCCGTCCCTCATGAAGCGCTCTTTTGTCTGACGGGCGGCAG atctggagaagcctctgactga